CGCCAGGCGACAAGCCGTAAAAGCGGTTTTCATCATCGGAGCGCCGGAAATACCGGCAGCGATAAAGGCATCCGGAGCCATGGGGGGAGTAATGCCGGCAACAATGGAAAAATAAAAAACAAATAAATGGGCCGCCAGAGGATAAACTCCCATTCTAACCAGAGCCGGAACCACCAAAATTGCCAGAAGAATATAGGCGGCAACCGGCGGCACCCCCATACCCAGAATAATCGAAGCAATCATGGTCAGAAACAATAGAAAAAACAGGTTGCCGTGGGCCAGTTCAATGAGGACCGAAGACATCATCAAACCAAGGCCGGTCAAAGTAACCATGCCGACAACGATACCAGCCAGAGCCAGGATGACAATAACCGGCAAAGCGGTATACGCCCCGTCTTCCATGCCTTTTAATATCTGTTTCACGGTCATTCGCTTGCCGGGGCGGATAAGGGTAATCAACGGAATACTGATACAGGACCAGAATGCCGCCCTGGTTACTGAAACCTTGGCAAAAACAATGAAATAGATGAGAACCGCAACGGGAATCAAAAAATGCCAACCTTCCTTAAAAGTCTTTTTCAAAGGAGTGATTTCTTCTTTGGGAATTCCTTTCAAGCCGATTTTCTGGGCTTCCAGATCAATCATAATGAAAAGTCCCAGATAATAAAGTACCGCCGTCAGACTGGCAGCCTTAATAATGGTAAAATAACTGGCTCCCAGATTTTGCATAATAATGAAAACGGCGCTGCCCATGATCGGCGGCATTAATAGCCCCCCGGCACTGGCTACCGTTTCCACCGCACCGGCAAAAGTTGGCGAGTAACCGGTTTTTTTCATCAGGGGAATAGTAATCTGACCGGTCCCGGCGACATTCGCCGTCCCACTTCCAGACAACATCCCAAACAGGGAACTGGCTACCACCGCCACTTTGGCCGGTCCGCCACGTACATGACCGAACAATCCATAAGCCAGATCAATAAAAAAATCACCACCACCGGCGGCACGCAGCAAAGCACCGAAAAGAATGAAAAGGTAGATAAAAGTGGCGGAAATACCGGCAAGCATGCCAAAAATACCATCGGTGGTAATGAACATACTGCCAATGATACGCTCCCAGGCATAATTCTTGTGGGCAATAATATCCGGCAAAATTTCACCAAAATGGGCGTATATCAGGATACCGATGGCTACCAGGGGGAAAGCCCAGCCAACCGCTCGTCGAGCGGCTTCAATCAACAGGACAATCAGCACAGCACCCATGATAAGTTCATTCAATGGCAGCGCTTGACCAGCTACCCCTACTTTATGAAACCAGTTTAAAAGAACATAAGCACCGATCAGCACCACAGTTGTCGCCATCAGTAAAGATGGCACACCAGCCTGTTGGCGCCGACCGGCCTTACGAAAGGGATAGATTAAAAAAATTAAAACTACACCGATGCAAACATGCGGTACCCGCTGGTTCATGGCCGACAACTGAAAAATTCCGGTATATAACTGGAAAGCGCTCAGACTAATGGCCAGCCAGCGGGTTATAACCGTAAGGATATGCCATTTATTTTTTTGTTCAACGGTCACCGATGCCGCCTGCTTGCTCTTGCTCATTACTGGTTATCCCTTTTGTCCCAAACCCCTTTTTCCTGGTAATATTTAATCGCTCCGGGATGGAAGCTGGTGGGCACTGCTTTATAACCAAAGAAAGCGTTCTTTAACGTATACATTTTGGCCATTGGATGGATGGCATTTCGATCCTCATCATTGTCATAAATTATTTTGACAATTTTATAGACCAGCTCTTCCGGCATCGAAGCACTGCAAAGCCACATCTGCGGTAGACAGTAGGTATTGACATCCGCATCGATACCTTT
This region of Pseudomonadota bacterium genomic DNA includes:
- a CDS encoding TRAP transporter fused permease subunit yields the protein MSKSKQAASVTVEQKNKWHILTVITRWLAISLSAFQLYTGIFQLSAMNQRVPHVCIGVVLIFLIYPFRKAGRRQQAGVPSLLMATTVVLIGAYVLLNWFHKVGVAGQALPLNELIMGAVLIVLLIEAARRAVGWAFPLVAIGILIYAHFGEILPDIIAHKNYAWERIIGSMFITTDGIFGMLAGISATFIYLFILFGALLRAAGGGDFFIDLAYGLFGHVRGGPAKVAVVASSLFGMLSGSGTANVAGTGQITIPLMKKTGYSPTFAGAVETVASAGGLLMPPIMGSAVFIIMQNLGASYFTIIKAASLTAVLYYLGLFIMIDLEAQKIGLKGIPKEEITPLKKTFKEGWHFLIPVAVLIYFIVFAKVSVTRAAFWSCISIPLITLIRPGKRMTVKQILKGMEDGAYTALPVIVILALAGIVVGMVTLTGLGLMMSSVLIELAHGNLFFLLFLTMIASIILGMGVPPVAAYILLAILVVPALVRMGVYPLAAHLFVFYFSIVAGITPPMAPDAFIAAGISGAPMMKTAFTACRLA